A stretch of the Capsicum annuum cultivar UCD-10X-F1 chromosome 8, UCD10Xv1.1, whole genome shotgun sequence genome encodes the following:
- the LOC107840499 gene encoding auxin-responsive protein SAUR50 — protein sequence MAIRKPNKQSQAAILKQILKRCSSLGKKNTYDDEEHLPVDVPKGHFAVYVGENRTRYIVPISFLTHPEFQCLLRQAEEEFGFDHDMGITIPCEEVVFQSLYSMLR from the coding sequence ATGGCCATTAGAAAACCAAACAAGCAGTCCCAAGCTGCAATCTTGAAGCAAATTTTGAAAAGGTGTTCGAGTTTGGGTAAAAAAAACACCTATGATGACGAAGAACACCTTCCAGTTGACGTGCCCAAAGGACATTTTGCAGTTTACGTAGGAGAAAATCGAACTCGATACATCGTACCTATTTCATTTTTGACTCATCCAGAGTTTCAATGTCTCCTTAGACAAGCTGAGGAGGAATTTGGGTTCGACCATGACATGGGAATTACTATTCCATGTGAAGAAGTTGTTTTCCAGTCACTATATTCCATGCTTCGTTAG